The nucleotide sequence cctgcccagccagaTCTCCGTGGGACGCTGCGACAACTTCTGCTCCTCGGACAGGGACTGCCCGGGCAGCGAGCGCTGCTGCAGCACCGGCTGTGGACGGGAGTGCCGGCTGCCCATAGGAGGTGAGGAGGTCACTTCACCCCGGTAGCCATGGGTGAGCCTGTGCAGTGCCCTCCAAGGGGGGGTGGGTGACTGCAGCCACCTCGGGgagcaggtcctgcagccctgccagcccccgtGCCCCGTCCCGGCAGGTGGACAGGATGTGCTGGGTCTGGGATCTTctgagaggagctgctgcctgcgGGGTGCATCACCCACAAGGGCTGACAAGGGTGTCCCATGCACCCATCCCTGCTCTTGGCCCCTCTGGTGTTGGGGGACAGGGGTGCCTgttgctccctgcctgcaggcCCAGGGgtgggcacccatgggtgggcTGGGTGGTGGGGTCAGGCAGTGCCTGGTGGGGCTCTGACCCTGTTGGGCACCCTCAGCCAAGAGGGGCTTCTGCCCGCGGGCTCCTGACCTGGTGAGCATCTGCCTGGTGGAGTGCAGCAGCGACAGCCAGTGCCCAGGCAAGGAGAAGTGCTGCAGCATGGGCTGCCACGTCCAGTGTGTACGGCCAGTGCCAGGTAAGGACAGCCCCAGGGCTTGGTGGGAGGGGGCTGCGGCCAGGACAGACCCCGCCTGTGACCCTGTCGCCTTTCCCACCTGCAGCCAAACCAGGCGTCTGCCCCAAGAGAAAGGTGCTGCAGACCTTTGCCCCCTGCAACAACTCCTGCACTGATGACACCGACTGTCCTGGCCACAAGAAGTGCTGCTTCACGGGCTGTGGCCTCGGCTGCCTGTCTCCAGACAGAGCTACTGTGGCCCCGCTCCTGCGCACTGGTGGGCGCCACGGGCTGGATCCTGCTCCTGCCGACAGCCCTGTATCCTCACCTCACATCTGTCACCTCCCACCCGTGCCTGGCCCGTGCAGGGGACACTTCCGTCACTACGCCTACAACCCTGCCACGGGGACCTGCCAGCCCTTTACCTACAGTGGCTGCCAGGGGAACGCCAACAACTTTGACACGGTGGAGGAGTGCCAGCAGGTCTGCCAGCAAACAGGTGAGAGGAAGGACTGGGCTGCCCTGTCGGGGCAGGGTTGGGAGTGCAGGGCTGcctccctgcagctgggcagccagACCTGGTGGGTCTGCTGAGGTCCCCATGGAGCGAGGGCAGCCCCCCCGTGGCAGGGAGCGTGGCAGCACCCCGCATCACCCTGTCACACAGCACAGGAGCCTCTGATTGTACATGCTGGCTGATTTCAACCAGCTCACACCTCCATCTTGGGAGCTGTGTCGTCTTTGATAATCAGGCTGCAAAATCATGATTACTGACACTGTTGCCTGGTTCTGACCAAGGCAGGAAACCTGACCAGGGCGGCACTCAGCCTGCACGGGCTGGGGGAAAAGCCTGCTCATGCAACTTGCCTTCCCACGACTCTGCTGAACGCGTTTGGCAGAGCTGGCGGAGCCGCGGTGGCCCCCAGGGTGAGGGGGCGGCACCGTGTGGGCACTCGCCTGGTTGTGACATCTGTTTCCTAGTGGAGCTGCGGGCAGTTTGGGCCGTTGGTGGATGAACAGCCACCGTGATTGCTCGGCTTCCCTGGCACCACAGTTGTGTCTTCACACAACACTGGAGCCACGAGAGCTGCTCCCGGCTGTGCCACGTCCCCGGAGCTGTGGGTGGGGGGGCAgcctgtgcccagggctgggggggggtgaATGCATTCGGAGTGAGGGCAGCGGCCAGTAtggggccagctctgctccccaggacgCTACTGCCTGCACCCCTGTCCTCACTGTTCCCTTTTGTCCCCAGGGAGAGCCAAGGAGTGACCCTGAGGAGGAGGTGCCAGCGGTGCCTGCCCCACACCCCCTGGGACCAGCGGCCCTGGGGTCGGGGTCTGTTGCAGTGCTGGCCACCACGCTCTGCCCCTTGCAATAAAGTGCCAGGACGCCTGGCTTGCAGCAGCCCTGTCTCCTCTGCCTGGCCTGACCTGCGCCCCAGCGCCTTCCTGCTTCCCTTCACGTCCACGTGTGCTGGAGCTGCAAGGCCAGACCCTGCCCGAGCCCAGGGACCTGGCACAAGGGACACGGTTCTGCTCTGGGTGGCAGGCGGCAGCCCCTCGCTCCCAGCTCACCCTCAGCAGGCAGCTGGTGCGGGGCCCCAATGCCTCTCGTGGCTGCGTGGAGgcgagcagcgctggggagctgGTGTCGAACTGGTGGGTGCTGCCCACCCCCTCTGGCAACACCTCACTGCCCCTGGCCCCCCTGGGGAGCCGGGGGGCAGGAGTGCCTCAGAGGCTTGTGAGGAATGGGTTTTTGTGTCAAACTGGCAGCAGCCAGACAGTGCCACATGTGCTGCCTCCCTGTGCACCGCTGCCTGCGGCCGCTGGCAAGCTCTGCAGGCAGAGGCAGGGAGGaacttgaaacagaaaagatgaaaaccTCCTGAAAGTGCCAATTTATTATTCagctcccttcccacctgctcctgctcagccctgagccagcagcgtggctgctgctgagatgaAAGTCCCTGTGTGGGGCAGGCACGAAGGGAGGGATCCCAGACCCCcatctccctgtccccatccccagcaccctgtccctCTGGAGCCGGTGGGGCTGCACAGGAAgctcaggcagggctgcagtgcGTGGGCCCAGGCCTGACCCCCGGTTTGGAGAGTACCCGGCCCAGGCAAGACGctgccccctccagcccccacgATCCTGTTCTCAGGTGCTAATGACACCAACTGCCTGAACATGGTGCAGAGGCTGCGGCTCCATAACGGCTCCGGCAGCTCCTGGCCACGGGCGCCGGCTGCAGCGAGACCAAGATGGAGACgcaggggggctgggctggtgctggctgcCCACGGGCGCTGGCAGCTGCGGCCCTGTGCCACGCATGTCACACTGGCTGGTGGCACGGGGAAGGCGGTCTCCCCAAATGGGGTTTTTATTACAGCCATACATCACCACAGTGGCCTGATGCGGGTGGATGGTGGTGATTTTTCTTCATGGTTTACAGACAAATGAGGGGAAGGAAAATTGGTGTGAACTTTGCTATAGCGAGAGGTCGAGTGCGGGAAGGGAGCTGGTTACGGATGAGGCGGGGGCTGCTGGCTGGTGGCATCGTGGCTGGTGTGGGGACAGAGGGCCGCTCCGGGGGAATGCGGGGGCTCTGGCTTCCCTGCCCCGAGTGGGTGGCCCCTCCCTCACCGGAGGGATGTTCGGGGGGATGCCTGGCTGCTGGGGCGAGGGACACCACACGGGCAGGGTTGTTAATCACAGCGGACATTCATTAGCGCTGCAGACGCGGTTGGATGTGTGGCGCCGGACTGGCCGCTGCCACCGGCTGCTGGCGAGATGTCGTCTGTTTTCACCACAATTAAAGTTGCCTCCAAACACCCCGGTCCTGCCCGGTGCAAGATAACAGTTAATACCCTCAATAGCGACTATCAGCTTCTCCATGAGGCtcataaatattaatacaacTCTAATTAGTTCCTTTAAATACATTGCCTAAATTAAGCGCTTCCTCGGCAATAACCGGCGGTGGTTTGCACGCTGCTCACGCCCGTTAAGCAGATGAGGAGACCCCCGGGGACCGGGTCGGGAAGAGGCGGGGCGTTTGGGGGCTCGAGAAGCCGGAGCCCCTCCAGAACGTCCCTAATCCCGGGGGGCGGCTGGCGGGATCTCGTCGAGTGGCTGCAAAAGCCTGATCAAGCCTCTCGTAAGTGCCCGCGGTCACAGGGGTAAAATAACCCGACCATTGGACTCGAAGCGGACCGGGAGCGCAGGCGCCCTGAACAAGCAGAAAGTGCCCTGCGACCTTGATCAGCGGTGATATTGTTAATCACTTATCCCCAGGTGCACCCGATTTGCATTCCCAGCAATTTGCACAATAATGAGGCGAGCTGACCGCGTTCCAGGCAGTGATCACCCCAAGTAGACGGTACCGCAGCAGAGAGCGGCTCCGCTCCAGCCCCGCCGGCGTCCGGTCCGACCCTGATCCCGGCCCCACCGGCGGGCAGGACCGGGCGCTCtgggggcggccgggcccggtGTGTCCCGGGGTCCCGCTGCCGCCTCCCCCGGCCTTCATCCCGGAGccgccctcctcctcccggGGGAGGTGGCAACGGCGGCCGCGCTGCTCGGACCTGCCCCAGCGCTGGAGGACGTGGGATCCCCTAAAGGTGCTTGTGTATACACAGGGGTGCGTGCGTGGGGGGGACGCACGGGGGTTGTTTGCTCGCGGGGGGAAGCGAGCACAGGCTGCAGGTCTCGGGGGGACACAGTGTGTGTCCTCTCTGCGTCTGGCACTGGTGGTATCAGAAAAGAGCAAATACCAAACTCATTTGCTTGAGGAGAAATTAATACGGTGTGAAGCCTGTAGTAGGTAATGTAAGAAGTGAATTTAAAATCTCAACACAAATAGATTTTTTAATAAGGTCAGAAGAAAGACTAGATGCTACAGACAAGCACAGCACTTGCCATTTCCAGCATCACTTTTACCATAAATATTTTGGGCGGGTGCTGTGTCTGCACTGCCCATGTGGATCAGAGCCCACTTGCCGCGGTGGGGTGAGAGCTGGTGCTGGGTGAGCAGGGATGTCCCTGGAGAGGGCGTGACATCTCACTGTCCCCCTCCTCACACAGCGGCCCACGGGAGCAGCCAGCGATGCTCCTGGGCTGGAGGGAGGATGAGGAACTGCTGGGGCCATGCTGCTGGTGGCATTGGAGGGACCAGTGGCCCCAGGCTTCCccccagtgctgcagccagCGTGAAGGTGCCTGTGGTGCGGGAGGGGGTCACGCAGCCCAAGGCAGGGTGCCCACCAAAAGGGGTGtgtgccagctgctcctcctgccgcctggcagggaccaggaTTGATGGCAAGAAATTTGAAAGGCTCCAAATGTGGAGGTTGTATCACTGAGCCACCCCCATCCATCACGAGACGTTCATTATTAAGTAACACCCTGCACGCCGGGCTGATTTCACACCTCATCTGaacccagcagctgtgccctAAATCCTGAGCGCCGCGACTGTCTGGAGGAATTCAGCTGCCTGTGCTTAAAATTAGTGCTAGCATCTATCATTTCCCCACACCAAATGGCTTTTGTGTCGGCACTTGGCAGCGCTCATCTGTCACCGAAGTTCCGGGCTGCCCAGCTCCGTACCCTCTCCGTCACTGTCACAGGACCCCTCGCTGGAAAAACATCACCTAAAGGACAAGTGCAGCAGCTTGGCATTTCCCACCGGGCTGGTGGCACTGCCAGCGGTGAGGGCATCCTCTGTCCCCTTGGGCACGTCAGGCGCCAGCTTTGCTCCCAGCAGGGCTGTCCCTGTACCTCCAATGCCATCGCAGCCAGAGCCTGCGACCCCCCAGCACGGCGGCCTCTCCCCAGCACAGCGCCAGCCACAGCTGCGTGGCCGGGCTGCTCCTGGCCATTTCTGCCGGCAGCCTTCCCTGGCGAGGAGCTCCTGGCAGGCAGGTGATGCTGGAGCTGTCTGCGTGATGAAAAGCCTCCCGCAGCAATGCAGATAACATACAAGCGCGGGTCAGGCGAGGCCCGTGTAGCCCATCCATCAGGTGCAGCAGCTACAGGCGCTCCCGGTGCCACCATCTGATGCACGTTACCCGCCGCAAATGTGTTTCTTCCCCCAAGGTTAAACGGATGAGTGAGGTTGAGGCACTGACAGGTCTGCCTGCCTCGTGGAAGCGATAAACGAGCTCGAAGAACcagaggggtaaaaaaaaaaaaaaaaaaaaggtttgctTTCTGTcaaatgcttcttttgatgGTGCTAGTGTGAGGATGGGGATCCGCTCCCGGTGTGGCCGTGGGCAGCTGGCGATGGGCACTGTCAcggctgtgctgggagctgctggcggTGACAGACGGGCCGGAGCTCGGCGAGATGCCGGGGCACCGAGTGGCCCTGGCAGCAGGTGCTGGTTCAGCCCCAGCATGTTGCTGAGCTGTGGGGATCGGGTGGGAGCCAGCATGTCCCCTGCACGGCTCCCACGGTGGCCCTAGgagtggtgctggggctggcagagctggggctgcccctgcgGCTCCAGGCCTGTCCCAGTTTGTGGTGCCCAGGGCCTGATCCTGTCCGCTCTGGGTGGTGCCCCAGGGTGCGTTCTGGCTGCGGGTCCGTCTCCCCCCACGGTCACcgtgccagctgctgctgcccctgctcaaTGTCACACTTGGAGCCTGTCAGTGTGAAAAAGGGTTTGCAGCCGATAAGCGATCGGGCTGTCAGCTGCAGAGTGCCGCTTGCTCGTGATTTACTGCAACGTTGCTAACGGAGCACAGATTTTTCTTAATCTAAATTGAAAACTACTcaagtagaaaaataatttcattgctTCATCTTGAAGGGACAGcgggagaggaaggggaagggctgtgccaggggagacAGGTCTggggctgcctgtgctccccGTGGCTCCGGGCAGGGctgtcccagtgccaccagccccatcACCTCGGGCAGCTCCTGCGCTGGGGACAAGCGGTGGCTTCTCTGGTCAGGCGGTGAAGCCATGTTGCCGTGACCCATGGCTGGGCCTGGCAGCGCCTCTGGCACAtgctggagctgtgtccccaccgcggggctgtgctgcaggccCCTGGTGGGCGCTGGTGCAGGTGGGGACATGCTGCCTTGCGATCGGTAATCTGGAGCGCGAGCGAATTCTGGGAGCATTTGCTGAGCTGGATAATAACGTGGCCAGTGAGCTGCATCCCAAGCACGTTgccaaattaaagaaatttttttcccctttaatttaaaagtcaCCATTGGGAAATCTCTGTCGGCCTCGGCAGTGATTTCCCCCCAGGCTGCCTGTCTGGAGAAATCTTTAATTTTGATTGTCACACTTTGTGGAGTTTAACTCGAGGAAGCGGAGCCATAAATAAGGTGCTGCTCTGGCTCCAGCTGTGCCGGGACAGCAAGCGGCACCAGCGCGGGGAtggaggagcagcctggccGTGGCCACCGCACTGGGGTGGGGGCATCAGCCCcgctgcccctgcccgccctctctgcagctggatttCACAGATCAGCTCCCTTTAATTACCCGGTCCTGCCCCCCCGCCTGCCTGCCAAACAAATTCAATCAGCAGGTTCATGAAAATCTCATTAAATGTTATGCCACAGCTGGCATCTCCCACCGGCCCCGCAGCACTGACTGGCTCAGTGGGTGCTCAGCCCCAGGACCTGGCACCCCGTCCAGGAGCCACGGCAGGTGTCACCCCAAACCCTTCGAGCATGGATGGCGGCACCGGGATGGGGAGTAAAGGCTgcgaggggctgggggtgaATCACccaacagctccagcagcaaTTTAGAAAAAGTGGCGGAAATGCAGGTGCCGCCCTTTCGGCACGGAGCTGGCGCAGTGGTGCCGGCACAAGGTCTGGGAAGGTTACAGCCTATTTGCATTTTACCCTTCAGTAATTTCAGCGCTCGCGGGTGCAATCCAGAGGCCAGCCTGGCCTTACGGAGCCATTGGTGCAGACACCTGAATACCAACAGCTCCCTGTGCATTCCAATCCTGGCCACCCGTGCTCACACCGTGGCAATGCTGGTGCATTTCCACTGCTGCAGGAATGGGCCTCGGTGACGTTAAATGCCCATTTTTTAGCTTGTCCGGTAGCCTGGCCCTCCAGAGCCGTGGGTGCCAGTACTGGCATGGACAGGCACAGATGCTGGGCAGGAGCAAGCGCTGGCGCGGTGGGATGGTGGCTGTGGCAGaaccggggctgggggggaccaCGCTCGTCTCCCCATCAAAGCGTCAGGTCTAACGTTGCCTCTAGAAGAGGAGCCCCAGGCTCATTTTGTCTCTTTTACAAGTAAACCGCCGATGCAGCAGGGCTGACTGGGCCCAGATGCTGGCACGGCCCCAGCGGGATGTCCCTCCCCAGGACTGGTACCCTTCTCTCTCTTGGGTGGGATGCCAGGCTCAGAGCATGGCTGTCTTCCCCTTTAAGCTTCACCCTGGTTTAATTGAATGGTTTTGAGTCCCGGCTCATGATTCCTGCAGCAATTTGGtctgaaatttctttctttccctccattATCCACTCTGATTAACTCAGCTGCACCTGTCAGCTCTGATTCTGCGGTGCAGGGACGCCAGCAAGAGCCTCTTAAAATGCATGAGATTTATCCAGAGATTTACCAGCCGTGCTGGGCAGTGATGCTGAACTGGGGAAAGAAGGGGCTGTGGGGCCCAGGCTGGGGTGGGGGTGCCGTGGGGGTGCTGGTGTCTCCCTGTCCATACCCGCTGGGGGGCCCAGGCTGGTGGCGGGGGGACCTGCGGACGCAGGCAGGGCTTGGCaggccccggccgccccccctGCCCGGGTGCTTGGGGTCTGCGGCTTCGCCACTTTGCAAACGCTCATTTCACATTCCAGCTGTAACTTgttcctttttctcattttcatagAAGCGAAAGCGTCCGGAAACATGGCTGCGCCCGAGAAAGAGCGAGATCTGACATAATTAAAAAGTGACTTCAATCAGGCTGTTTTCCTAATGGTTTGTCATATCAGCCCACACGGCCCAGCACCCTCCGTGCTCCCAACCCCCTGAGGCATCATTTACATTTCTTAATAACCCCTCATTAATATTCATGACGTGGGGAGGGTAATAACGGCTGAGTGCACACCACTA is from Caloenas nicobarica isolate bCalNic1 chromosome 15, bCalNic1.hap1, whole genome shotgun sequence and encodes:
- the LOC135995027 gene encoding papilin-like, with product MAPAILTASYSPRDVAWISQQCRLGDSWLGPCRQVWPREERSVGSLSDVPGQALHTEHHSSAGTGRWLGAGTLTGCRPVAADGCSSRVSTGAAFHLTVHRDRREVVQDRLRELRGLGPDPAHIPSGRQRRLLLRWSGPGRVALRERRGRAGGGKRRGCCASPARDSRALLKRAWAARGSAMKSGLLLLLLLAAPPGTPGPAAGQHLPGRDGECPLPSQISVGRCDNFCSSDRDCPGSERCCSTGCGRECRLPIGAKRGFCPRAPDLVSICLVECSSDSQCPGKEKCCSMGCHVQCVRPVPAKPGVCPKRKVLQTFAPCNNSCTDDTDCPGHKKCCFTGCGLGCLSPDRATVAPLLRTGGRHGLDPAPADSPVSSPHICHLPPVPGPCRGHFRHYAYNPATGTCQPFTYSGCQGNANNFDTVEECQQVCQQTGRAKE